Genomic segment of Vidua macroura isolate BioBank_ID:100142 chromosome 17, ASM2450914v1, whole genome shotgun sequence:
GTGCAGAGGTTGCACTCTTAGGCATTGTGAAGCACACGGCAAAAATGGAGACTCTTCCAGCAAAACGGAATGAAAATTGTAACTGTGCAAAGCCTCCTTTGGAAGGAAGTTGGGGGAAAATTGTGTGCTGGTGCTCTCTGCTGGGTAAACCCAGGAAGGCTCTGCTCTCACTGCGGTGACAAGCCAGCGCTGGGCTTGTGGCTCCCGCAGCTCTGCCCACACTGATGGTGTGAATTGCCTGCCTTGAACTGTCCAGGGCTGGCTGAGAGCACGAGATGTGGCAGGGTGGCTGCTCTGACTCTCCTCTGTCCTTGCCTTGCAGTGTGTTACTTGCTGAAGAGCAACATCAGCCCCGACCTGTGCAATGAGGATGGATTAACTGCGCTGCACCAGGTGAGGCGTGGCAGGAGCTCTCACCTCCCTGgctcttcctgctgcccacTCAGACAACTTGTCCACGTGTAACAGGGAGACCtcttagatttctttttttcccctctgttaaAGCAGTGAAACTTCACCATGTTGTGCTGCTGATCTGGTTTCTTGGGGAGCAAACTGAGATCAAATCCTTTTCTTGCTGTATCTCAGATTTTATTCAGTGATAATAAGAGCTCAGGACTCAGGGCTGGACTTCACATGTGAACAGCATTTTCCCTACCCTTTAATTTTTGTAGGACTAGGCTCCAAATTCTTATATCAGATTAACTCAAATTTAGAAACCTTGGCAATCCATGAGTTTTGAAAGTGATTTAAATAAATGATGCACAAGATGCTTGAAGAATCCGCTGCTGCTCACTGTAGGCTCAGGGACTTCCAAAGTCTGTATGAGATGGCAGTAGGTGATCACCAGTGAAATACAGACTTGCTACAGTGGTGTGTAGGTCTGTGGCCTTCCTTGGAGCCCCTGTGCTGCTTCCATAAGGGTTTTTCTATTCTTTCTCAGGCACGTGGGactggctgtgcctggcagctgcCGCCTCCACTGCCTCAAACAACAGTGGCAGGGTTGTCACACGAGCACTCAGGGCTTTCTGGCCATAACTCCCTGCTCTGAATGCTCCCATTGACTTGGGATTTTGGATTCTTTTGCCAGTCGCCTGCTCTCTTCAAAGCTGGATgaaatgtttgtttaaaaatgcaaactggCTCCTGGAAGAAAAGGTCCCACCACCATCACCTCTCCTAAGAGCTGTTGTCCTGCACTCACAGAGACACTGACAGCCTCCTTGCTTTCCCAGCCAGGGAAAGCCTGGAGAATCCCACCTTGCCCACTGAGAGGTTGTAAAAGTGCATTTGGGGGTTCTGATGGGAGCTTTGTATCCACTGAAATTAACTGAATCCCTGAGCACAGAGAAGCCCCTCAGTGGGCACATTAGCATTCCTTCCAGTGAATGTGACTTCCTTCCACTTCTGTGATAACTTGGCTGTGTGACAGGCATGACTTTAACCCCACTTCCATGTACAAATAGTGAACAAAATAGAAGTACCTGAAAGGTCCTTGTCACTCAGCTGCTGAAATGCTTGTTGTGTGTtggaattccagccccattAACAGCCCATACTGTGTGCTGAGCTGTGTGGGTCTGCAGCAATGCACAGACCACAAACAGGCTTTTTGCACAAGAATGAAtcttattttaatgtctttatcACCTGCACATTCATGTCTAGGGGTGAACAAGAGGTGGATCAAAGAGCAAATTCCACCTTCACCAAAGGAAGGAGGTTGAGGCCCTTCTGGCCCGCTGGGCTATACTCTAAATGCAGGaaggaagctgctttttttttgggaagtgAAAAGTGCCCTGCAAAGTGCCTCATAATTCTGGGAATCCAATTTGTGCCTCTCCAGATAACTGTGGTAGGTAGCATGAGCTCTTGAGAAGACTTTTGCTCATCACATGCCAGTGTGTGGAATTTTCCCTAAGAAAAGGGAATGTCAGCTTGTCAGCTCATCCCTTGGTATGTGGTTATACTGGTTACATTGAATTTCTGCTATGTTTGCTCTTGAATATGGAAGACCCAGTGGAATAGAAGCTGTGAGCGTGTTTGCTGTTAttccctgctgcttctgccccCACACCAGAAGGCTCTGGAAAACACCAGTGACCTTTTGGTATGTCCAGTGTAGGTGTTCTGCCTTTTTGGCCTGCTGGGGCTCAATTTGGTGTTTAACTCTGCTGGAGatgctccttgccaagcagtGCAGGATAAAGTAGGTCTCCATGTCCAGGTGCCCTTTATTAATTTACAGCTGAGCAGGTATGAACCCTCATTTTGCCAAAGTTTAAAAACCCCCAATCTGTCTGCATTTCTTCCTCCCCAGTGCTGCATAGACAACTATGAGGACATAGTCAAGCTCCTCCTCAGCCACGGGGCCAATGTCAACGCCAAGGACAACGAGCTGTGGACTCCACTGCACGCAGCAGCCACGTGTGGTCACATCAACCTGGTGAAGATCCTCATCCAGCAGTAGGTGGCCCTTGTGTCTGTCCTTTCTGTGGGTCTCATTCTACCCACAGCTTCTGTGGATGGAAACTGAGACTGCTTAGGACCTTGGGAGATTGCAGCAGTGGTGATGATTGCCTGCTTTCAGGCTGCTTGTGGGGGTCCTTCCTGCTTGGGGGAGAAGGGAGTGaaggaggaagagcagaaagGCTGAGAAGACAATAAAACCCTCTGTGATTAGGCTCAGTTTTGTGAAGTTTTTGGAGACTGGGCCAAAAATTGTGCCTTTTTGCCTGTGAGctggtgtgtctgtgtgtgcctgtggaACTGTGGTTGCTGGGGGGGTAGAaacaggagcagccagcaggatCCACCCTCAAGCTCCTAAACAGCACTTCAGATCTTGCAGCCCCAGTCAAGCAGACACTAGTGTAGGAGGGCAGCAGTGTGTTTGTGTAACTCAGACACCTGGGTGAACTTTGTGACCTGTCTCACTGGGGCTTAATTAATGATCATTAAACTTCCTGCAATATTTGATCCCCAGTGGTGACACAGGGTGCTTGACCAAGTCCCTAAAGATCAAGTCTTCCTAGACTTGCCAGCAAGGAGGAGGAAACCAGGTGTGTTTTGAGCTGTTTATGAGCACCTGTGGTGaatcctgcctggagcagatAGTTGTGCCTGTGCATGGAGCCCTCTCCTCCCTTTCCCAGAGTGCTGGTGCTTTGGGAGTGTTAACCTGCTGCCTTGCACAGCCgtgcctgctgcttcttcctcaggGAGGGAGACTTCTCCCTGTGGTGCTGCCATCTGGGAGATAAGCATTGAAAATTTGGCTTTTCTTTGACTGTATAATGAAGGAGAGAAGAGGATACAGTCAAACATCCCTAGAAGGATGTTCCCACTTGGGTTAGCAAATTTTTGCATGAGAGTTATAAAAATGGAGCGGATGTGGAACACAGGGCATTACTGACTCAGGAAGCAGGTATAGTGTGCTGCCTTTCATCCAGTTCTGGAATTAATCTTCTCCATTCATAGCTCCACAACTTTGCTTCAAATCTTTCTTATCTCATACATACCTTGGTGGCATTTGGGCAACTATCAAATCCCAGTTACTTTTTCCTAAGCATTTATCCCAGTGTTTGGCACTGTCTGCTCCAGGATGTCTGAGGTCCTTGCTGGTGTAACTCAGTTTTCCCCTTGCAGTGGAGCAGACCTGTTGGCAGTCAATGCAGATGGCAACATGCCATATGACCTCTGTGAAGATGAGCCAACCCTGGATGTCATTGAGACTTGCATGGCCTATCAAGGTAAGGAGATTGAGTTTATGTAAAATCCAGAAATGGGTCAATGTGGTACTAAAAATTAACCTGTTTCTCAGCTCTTAATTTGCttctggagaaaagcagagagctgctcctggcataATTTCTTGGGACCTGGTTATTCTGATTCCTAAAGATCATGAGGGTGAAGGATGTGGGGTCATATCAACCAGGATCATAAGTCTTATTTTACTCAACCTTTCCAACTGTCCTTTTTCTGACTGGAATTTTAACAGGGATTACCCAAGAAAGGATCAACGAGATGCGAGCTGCTCCGGAGCAGGTCATGATCTGTGACATTCATGACATACTTGCAACTGGCCAAGACCTGAATAGGACTGATGCCCAAGGTGCTACGCTGGTGAGTGAAACTGCAGCGgcttcagttttgctttccttcagcCCAGAGGTTATGAAAcctgccctggagcaggagtTACACAAAACCAACAGGTGCAAGTCACTGACAGGAGAAGTCCCACAGACCATAACACATCTGCTGACCTGCAGGGAACTGGGCCTGGAAGACCTCCCAGTAACCTCTTGCTTCTCATGGATTGACTGGACTCCTGTGGAGGAGATGTGAGAGCCCTCTGGTTTTCCCAGGAGCAGGATCCAGTGCTGAGAACCCTGGAGTCTTCCTGCCTCCTTTCTGCTTTGTGTGGGTCTGGCTCACACACAGTCAGTGGCCGCTGTGTTTGTTCACACTGGTGGCACCTGGCCCTGGGCAGAGGTGGGCACCCAGGACAAGAGTACAGCACAAGCTGGCATCTGGTTTGTCTGCACAGGGACTGAGAAGGCTGAACAATCCTAGTTCTTTTCACCCCACAAATATGTCTCCTAAATCGTGTCTTAGAGCAGTCCCAGCTTAGGGAAAGGTCAGTAATGAGGTCATGTGTGCTGGGAATTTCATACAGCCATGGTCATTTAAGGCTTGGGTCCAGACATAACTGATATACAGGCACTTGGTTCGTGTGTTTGAGGGCCAGGCCATGGCAGTGCATTCCAGTTTCTTAATCTAAATGTCACCTTCAGCATATACCAGAACTGTAAGGGGAGGGCAGGCTCCCTCGAAGGTAAGCTTGGATGATTGAAGTTCTTATTGCAGCTtgttttttaacacatttttccctttaacaAGGATTACATACATACATTTAAGCAGACCTCTGGGCTCTCCCTTTTGTATCATCCCCAACTGATTCCTTATTAATTTATGTGGCCTCTAGAAAGTGGCATAAAATTTATGTAGAAATTGATTGAGTTGCCAGAAAGCATCAGGATTTATTTCCAGATGAAGTTTTAACTCCATGTGGTGGCATCCTcatgaaaagcttttgaaaagaaGCTTTGATTCTCCCATTTAGCACAACTGAAACAGGAGGAGCTCTGAGTGGAGTTAATCCCTTCAGAGCAGTGCATGGGTCAATGTTTTGCTCAGAGATGCAACAGCAGACTGCAACTATCAAAATCTTCCGAGACATGAAGCTGGGGGACTCAAAGAGACCATTATTGATTGTCTCCAAAGTGGTGGCTGTAGTTGGAAGCCAATATCTGAAAAATCATACTCCCTTAAGTTAAAGTAGCCAaggtttaaaatgttttggacTTTCAAATGGTGAAAATAATTATGATGTGATTGGAAGTGCAATTGCATGGAGAGAGTCCTGACTAAAGCAGGCTGTAAATTTGATTCAAAAAAATCACATCCACAGCACTTCAGTGGGGAAGAGGAGATGTTCTTCTGGCATGAGGAATGCAGAACTTAGAGTGGATGATGTTCTGCATTGCAGGCTCGTGTTTTGATGGTGCTTTCCTACAGATTGGGAAGCACTTAAAAGCCCCTGATTTAAAATGtgaatacattatttttctcatcCATATATCTAAGTTATTCTAAGAAATGTTAAGCAATTTCCTCTCCAAACAGAACTACATGCAGGCAATACTGAGCTTTAATAACAGGAACGACCTGCTTTTGACCTGGTGCCATCTGCCCAGTGTGAAATGTGCTGCCTGTCCAGCTCTAGGCTCAAACATTATCCAAGAAAATCCTCTGAAACACGGTGTATAAAACCATTTGTGGTCCTTGCAGGCAGCTCATGCTCTATTCCTTATCTCCTAGCTGCATATAGCTGCAGCCAATGGTTATCTGCATGCAGCTGAAGTGCTTCTTGACCAGGGGGCAAGCCTGGATGTTAAGGACTGGGATGGCTGGGAACCTCTgcatgctgctgctttctggggGCAGGTAAGGATTTTGCTGAAAGTGTCATATGTGAGGGTGGCATTTCTTTCTGCCTGGACAAACTGGAGTActctgaaaatggaataaaccTGCTCTGGGGTTGGGCTCTCTGGACAGCATCAGAGGAGATCCCATGGGCACCAAAAAGACGTGGTTGCTGAGAAATTTCAGGCAGAGCATGCCAGTGCAGGTGGATGGGTGGGAACAGTGTTTAACATCATATACATACCTGAGTTATTTGAGGCAAGTTGAACCTGCCTGCCATTGCCTCTCATCTTATTCCAACCTTTCAGCTTTAGGGAGGAAAGCCTAAATTGCCTGAAATACCTCTGTCAACTTGCCTTTCCTTCCATTCTTTAGATGCAGATGGCTGAATTGCTCGTGTCCCATGGGGCTAGTTTGAGTGCTAGGACATCTTTGGATGAGATGCCAATAGGTGAGTTTATGGaacttaaagaaagaaatgtttaagAAATGGCTGGAGTCCTCAGGTGGTGCTTTCAGAAGCCTTAACATAATGTTTTAGGTATCCTTGTAGAATCAAAGTTAAAGTTTCTTTAACTGGGACTGAAGTTTTGAAGCACCACTTTACTACAGAAAATGCTTCTTCCTGCTcataaaaagaaggaagaaggcaTATCCCAAGCACCAAGTCTTCCTGCTGTGTGTTTCCTATGTTATCCCTTGTGCTTGGGAGCCTCCCTGCTGTTGTGTGCAGCCCTAAGACCTGGGTGTCTAACTAGGAAGGCACAATTAGTAACATGGTGTTAATGAGAACTATCTGACAAAGGGCTTGGTCTGTGTGTGCCATAGATCTGTGTGAAGAGGAGGAATTCAAAGTACTGCTTCTGGAGCTGAAGCACAAACACGATGTGATCATGAAGTCTCAGATGAGGCATAAATCCTCCCTGAGCCGCAGGACCTCCAGCACGGGCAGCCGGGGGTGAGTTCTGCTGTTCCCTGCAGGTCACTTGGGGCACTGGCCTGGCCACCCAGGTGTGGTTGCAGAGCTCCCTGAGGTCGGTGAGAACAACCCATCTGTCCTTTCTGAATGAACTCAGTAGCTCACTTTGGTTGCTGAAAGCAGAGCTCCTTTGAAGAGTGGCTTTTTCACTAGGAAGAGGTGCTAATTCTTGGTGGGGGAAATGGTTTTGTGCTGGTGTGGTGCTGCCCTGAGCACAGGACCAAATGGCAAGAATTTACCCTGTTAAACCACTGAAATTGGTGTTGGAAAATCAGTGCTTCAAGTGGATTCACTTGAGCTTTTCAGTAGTATGTCACATGGCCAAGATGCAGTGCTGAGACACAGTTTGCAGAGGTCTTTATGAGATGTTTACTAGACACCAAAGCAGTCCTGCACACACAAAGCTCCCTAAACAGCCCATGGGCCGTTTCCTTCTAGATTTATTCCACTGGTTGCAGAATAGGTCCATAAGATGACCTGCATGAGCTCTAACACAGATTTGCAGTGCCAGTTTAGAGCTCCTTAAAATTCCTCCCACCTTCAGTATCCACGCCAGTGCCTTCACTTTGCGTGGGTGCTGGGAAGCTGAATCCACGTTCCATTCCAGAGGGAGAGGCTGTGAagtgtgaggaggaggaggaggtgagaagaGCTACAGGCTAAGAGGAAATGTCATGTCCTGCTCACAGCTTTGATGCCtcttgtccctgtcccacaggaAGGTGGTGAGGAGGGCCAGCCTTTCGGACAGGACAAACCTTTACAGGAAGGAGTGTGAGAAGGAGGCCATGGTGTGGCAGCAACTGGGGGCagcagaagaaggaagaaactCTGTTCTCATTGGAGAAACTGGGGAGACTCGGTCTGACCAGGAGAATACAGACCCTGTAAGGAATCTCTTCTATTTCATGGGAGTCACTGAGGAGGGCTGGTGGTGCAGGTTCAGTAGCAGTGGGTGGAAGGTGGCTGAAAAATTTGTAGACCTCATCCACCAGGTGTAAGCAAGAGACCAAATTCTCGTTTGGTATAAACGGGGATGTCCCACTCAACTGGAAAGCCTGTTTTGGATGTACAACTGCATACACAGTTTTGAGATAAAAATGAACCAGGATGCTCCAAAAAAATAGTGTCTACCTTTCATTCTAAAGCTCACAAAATGGTAAGCACAAAAGAATTGTAAACTTGCTTTGCAGTGActtgtttttaattaagttaTTGTCACATTATGTAGATAAGcatattatttttgtgtgtgtgtgagcctTCAGAGTTAAGGTTCCATGTCCTGTTTGGAAAACAGCTCCTGGTTGGGGCTGACAGCATTAGTGGGGGAATTCAATGTTTGTGCTGCAGCACCTGTCTGGTAGAAAGGCTGAGTGTGAGCAGACTTAGGAGGTTGTCACAGGGATGAACCCTGCTATGGGTATTGGGGGAAAACACTCTTTTATGTCTTGTTACAGAATTCAGTGCTGGAGAACTCCTCCCTCCTCCCGGAGCTAGCGAACAAAAGCACCCAGTGTGACACCGAGATCCCGCTCCAGAATGGACTGATGGCATCTGCCAGCCCTTACCAGTACACCTTTTCCAACGGGGACATTTGGAGCATGCACGCTGACCCCGACAGCAACCCCGGGCACGTGCTGCCCTACGGCAACCCCGGGCTGCCCGAGGCCCCGCAGCTCTGGGGCACCTACAAGGAGCACAACCACCAAACGCTGTCGGAACTGAAGCGGCAGCGAGCTGCAGCCAAACTCCTCCAGCACCCCTTCCTCAGCACCCACTTCAGCACCGGCGTGGCAGGAGTGGCTGAGAGCGTGGGCGAGGCCAAGTCGCACTTAATCGAATCCAGGACTTCTCCCTACAGCTCCAATGGGACCTCAGTGTATTACACAGTGTCCAGTGGTGATCCGCCCCTCTTGAAATTCAAAGCTCCCATGGAGGAAATGGAAGAGAAGGTGCATGGGTGCTGC
This window contains:
- the PPP1R16B gene encoding protein phosphatase 1 regulatory inhibitor subunit 16B — encoded protein: MDAHVDLLTELQLLDKVPTLERLRAAQKRRAQQLKKWAQYEKEMQHKKRKHEKKRNAVNRKKVSFEASVALLEASLRNDVEEVCYLLKSNISPDLCNEDGLTALHQCCIDNYEDIVKLLLSHGANVNAKDNELWTPLHAAATCGHINLVKILIQHGADLLAVNADGNMPYDLCEDEPTLDVIETCMAYQGITQERINEMRAAPEQVMICDIHDILATGQDLNRTDAQGATLLHIAAANGYLHAAEVLLDQGASLDVKDWDGWEPLHAAAFWGQMQMAELLVSHGASLSARTSLDEMPIDLCEEEEFKVLLLELKHKHDVIMKSQMRHKSSLSRRTSSTGSRGKVVRRASLSDRTNLYRKECEKEAMVWQQLGAAEEGRNSVLIGETGETRSDQENTDPNSVLENSSLLPELANKSTQCDTEIPLQNGLMASASPYQYTFSNGDIWSMHADPDSNPGHVLPYGNPGLPEAPQLWGTYKEHNHQTLSELKRQRAAAKLLQHPFLSTHFSTGVAGVAESVGEAKSHLIESRTSPYSSNGTSVYYTVSSGDPPLLKFKAPMEEMEEKVHGCCRIS